Within Scyliorhinus canicula chromosome 14, sScyCan1.1, whole genome shotgun sequence, the genomic segment TTGGACTTCGGGCATCCCTATTTTAATTGCTTCTCCATTAGCGACCATGCCTCCAGCGCCCAAGTTCCTAAACCCTGGTAAACCCTCACTAAATCTCTTCCCCCATAAGACCATATGACCGTAAGGCGTagaggcagaattaggccacacggcccatcgagtcagctccgccattcaaccatggctgatatttttctcatccccattctcctgccttctccccattactcctgatccccttattaatcaagaacctatctacctctgtcttaaagacactcagtgatttggcctccacagccttctgcggcaaagagttccacagattcaccaccctctggctgaagaaattcctcctcatctctattttaaaggattagtctgagattgtgtcctctggttctagcttttcctacaagtggaaacatcctctccacgtgcaatctatccaggccacgcagtatcctgtaaatttcagtaagatccccctcatccttctaaactccaacgagtacagacccagagtcctcaactgttcttcatatgacaagctgttcattccagggatcattcttgtgaacctcctctagaccctttccaaggccagcacatccttccttagatacggggcccaaaactgctcacaatactccaaaaccAGCCCCCTtaaatggggtctgacaagagctttatacagcctcagaagtacatccctggtcttgtattctagccctcttgacatgaatgctgactgaacctgcacgtcaaccttaagaaaatcgtgaacaaggactcccatgtccctttgtgcttctgatttcctaaacatttccccatttagaaaatagtctatgcctaaattcctccttccaaagtgcataacctcacacttttccacattgtattttgtctgtcacttcattgcccactctcctagcctgtccaaatccttctgcagcccccttgcttcctcgatactacctgtccctctacagatctttgtatcatctgcaaacttagcaacagtgccttcagtaccttcttccagatcattaatgtatattgtgaaaagtgtggtcccagcaccgacctctgaggcacaccactagtcaccagctgccatcctgaaaaagacccctttatcccactctctgccttctgccagtcagccaatcctctattcatgccaggatcttacccttaacaccatgggctcttaacttatttaacaatctcctatgtggcaccttgtcaaaggtcttctggaaatctaaataaatcacgtccactggttctcctttgtctaacatccttgttacctcctcaaagaattctaacaggtttgtcagacacgacctccctttgacaaaaccgtgctgactcagtcctattttaccatgcacttccaagcactccatgatctcatctttaataacagactcttaaatcttaccaatgaccaaagtcaggctaacctacctataatttcccgtcttctgcctgcctcccttcttaaacagtggtgttacattagccactttccagtcctctgggacccttcctgcctccagtgattcctgaaagatcatcactaatgcctccacaatctcctcagctatctcttttagaaccctggggtgtagtccctcggtccaggtgacttatccgccttcagatctttcagtttccccagaaacttctccttagtaatggtcactgcattcacctctgccccctgattcacctggagctctggcatcccactggtgtcttccaccacgaggactgatacaaagtaacaattcagttcatctgccacttctttgtttcctattattacttctctagTCATGTTTTCCAgttgtccaatgtctatttttgcctctctcttacctttcattgaaaaaaatctcttcctaactTCTTTTatgttactagctagcttgcactcatatttcatcttctctcccctttttGCTTTTTTTAGTTGTCTTCTGCTTACTTTATagccttcccaatcctctggcttcttactaatcctcaccactttgtatgctttttcatttgcttttatgctgtccttgacttcccttgtcagccatggctgccttgtcctccccttagcatgtttcctcctccttgggatgaatttctgttgtgccccccaaataacccccaaaagctcctgccattgctgttccactatctTCCTTGTGAGACTCCTTTtctaatcaactctggccagctcctccctcattgtctttgcagttacccttatttaattgtaataccgtttcatctgattgcagcttctccctctcaaactgcagggtaaattctatcatattgtggtcactgctccctaaggctTCCTTTACCTTAagctccctaatcaagtctgcctcattacacatcactaaatccagaattgcctgttccccagtgggctctaccacaagctgctccaaaaaaaatctcttaaacattccacaaattccttttcttgggatccgctaccaacCTGGTTTTCTCAGTTCacatgcatattgaagtcccccatgattattgtgatattgccttttgtacatgctttctctatctcctgatttattttctgccccacatcttgactactgctaggggggcctgtacataactcccatcagggtctttttcttCTAGCCTCACtgccatgtggcacagggagtaatcctgagattacaacctagAGGTCCTGCATTTTAGCATaatgctccctgaactccttctgcaggacctcgtcactcttcctgcctctgtcgttagtacctatgtgcactatgacctctggctgttcaccctcccactttGGGATCtcctgtgttcattcagagacatcctgaaccctggcaccagggagacaacataccatcctggagtctcttccaTTTCCACAGAAAGGCCTATCTGGGCCCCTTActgtagagtcccctataactatcccTCTCCTGCACTTTCCCCCCTCTGTGTCACAATTTCCCCCTTTGAGACTCTTATTAGcacctacttctttgaccaaactttcaaTCATCTGCCCGAATATTTCATTGTGTGGCTTGGTGCCATACTTTATTTTCAAATGCATCTGTGAAGTGTTTTAGGAAGTTTTATTCCTTAAAGGGGTTATGCAAATACAACGTTGAGGCGGTGTCTGCTGAAAATGCAGAACCTCCTCTCCAAGTCCTCAGACCTTTAAAATTGACTCTCTGGGAAATGAATTTCAAGCTGCTGGTCTGCTGTGACTGTCAAGCTGGACCCTCTGTTAATTCACCATTCTAACTGACGCTGGAGTCTCGAGGTTGAGAAAGCCGCCCCTTCCCTTGGGTTGAGGCAGTGATCCTGATCAAGCGCCAGGTGGCAGTGCAGGATTGGATTTCGGGACTCAGTTGCGGCTGGAGGCGGTCTTCTGTTCTTCTGTTCTTCGTTCGCacaggaaacaaaaagaaaattaaaccGCTGCGAATCTCCTTAATTCGACATCCCTTTCCAGTCAGCAATGCTATGTATGTAATCACCGGGAATGCATCCTATTTTGATTTCACCAACTAAACTAATGATCCAATAAGTAGCGAGGACCAGACATTTATTTCAGCCTGGAGGAGTATATCACACATTGTTTTCAAATGAGGGGCAAGCATGTTGGGTTGGAATGAGTGGTGTTGGATACTATAGATTGTCAATAAAGATTTCACTCATTGTCTAATTTAGTTGACGCATGTCATGGATTTTAACTCTGTGTTATTGCAGCCTGGAGTTGGGAAAACTTTTGAGGCTGTTCAATGTTATATTTACAAGCAAACCTGAATGTTATTCTAATAACTCTAGTTAAACTAGAGTTTATAGTTAAACTAGAGTTAAATaggctttacagtgcagaaggaggccattcggcccatcaagtctgcaccgactcttggaaagagcacctacccaaagtcaacaccctatccccataacccagtaaccccacccaacactaagggcaattttggacactaacggcaatttagcatggcgaattcacctaatctgcacagctttggactgtgggaggaaaccggagctcccggaggaaacccacgcacacacggggaagatgtgcagactccgcgcagacagtgacccaagtcggaatcaaacctgggaccctggaaatgtgaagtaattgtgctatccacaatgctaccgtgctgccctagttaatTACTATTATTTTTTAGCATTCACCTCAAGAGATGTGTGGCTGGTAGTTATTGTGCGTTGTATCAAATTTCCGATTTAATGTGTTTGGGGATTTCTGTGGATTACTGCATTGTCTCTCAATCCCAGTATTGTCTCTGATTTGCTGCTCGTGGGACATCCAGTGTTGAATGAGCAGACATTTTCTCCAGTTACATTTTAACAAACCCATTGGTTCTCACCACAAACTTTATTCCCGAGTtcctgactccatccctctccctggacacTGTTAGGGCTTAACTAGACTCGTCACAACATTGGTATCCTATTTCAGCCTGATGTATATTATCCTTAAATAGTAATCCCTTAATCCTCTCAATCACTAAATCCCTTTACTTTCACCTCTGTAGCTCAAGGAGTCTCCACCACTGCTTCACTTCACCTGCATTGAAATCCTCATTCACTCCTTGATTAACTCGAGGCTGGACTAATCCAAAGCTCTCCTTGTTTCCAAGTTCCCCTGTGGTCTTTGtgctccctatcactgtaaaccccactctctgccctcaTCCCTACAGCCAATGTCCGTGTTCAAGTTTATTGTTGTGCCTCAAGAATTTTCAGAATGTGGTCCCTTTAATTTGTGTGGGCAGCCATGTGCTCACACAATTTAATGGTAATATTGTTTGCAACTTTGAAATCTCTGTGCTCCGCCAATTTTGGtctcttgtgcatccccaattttCTTCACCAtggcttcagctgcctaggtCCCAAATTCTGGAATTTCCATCCTGGACCTCCAcacctctccagctctctgttCTCCTtcaaaacacttctttcaactAGCTTCTGGTCAGCTATCCTGACACATTTATGTGGTTTgatgtcaaattttatttgataacTGATCCTGTTAAATGTCTTGAAATATTTtaaacattaaaggtgctatatcaatgcaaatcGTTGTTATCTATTATATATATGTGAATGCATAGAAATAGTAGTGATGGACTATTCattggactcgtaatccagaggcccaggcagaTGCTCTGGGGATCATGGGTACAAAATAGAtattcaataaataaataaaattgggATTATAAAGCCATggtaactatcattgattgttggaaaaactcatctggttcactaatgcccttcggtgaaggaaatctgccggcctagatcatagaatttacagtgcagaaggaggccattcggcccatcgagccggcaccggctcttggaaagagcaccctacccaaggtccacacctccaccctatccccataacccagtaaccccacccaacactaagggcaattttggacactaagggcaatttagcatggccaatccacctaacctgaacatctttggactgtgggaggaaaccggagcaccgggaggaaacccacgcacacacggggaggatgtgcagactccgcacagacagtgacccaagccgggaatcaaacctgggaccctgaagctgtgaagcaattgtgctatccacaatgctacctgagctggtctggcccacagcaatgtggttcactcctAACTGCCtcctgaaatgacctagcaagctcCTCAacacaaaggcaattagggatgggcagcaatttCTGGCCTTGTCAACATCCCATGATAGATTTTGTTGAAATGAAAACTTCAAAAAAGGTAGTATTTTTACATTTCACTCAATCACAGAAATTCGCTGCATCTTGTCCCTTTCTCTACCTTGATTGAATGTTAAGATTCAATGTGACCGTGTAGATTTCAGAAATAGCTGTGAAAGAATTATCAGTGTCAGTGATATGTGTTGTTTTCCTTAACGCCAATGTGTTAAGAGTCGAATAAAGTTGATCACAAGTTCCATAACTATGGTGTAATTAAAGCTTGCTTTGTCTTTGTAAAGGGAAAGAGGGAATGCTGCGGTGCATCCCCGACCTTGTTGGGAGAGGAACACTGTCACCCGAATCCCAGCGAGAGCGGAGCCAAGCCGGCTTAACCAGCCTCACTGCAGGCCAGAGATCTCAGCTCAGTGAATTAAATGCTTCTTACAAGGGTAGATTTAATTTCCCGTTCGTGATCTGTGTCCGGATGAGTGACAAGGAAACTATAATCCAACAGCTCGGCAGCAGGATCCACAACAGCCCGGAGCAGGAGCTCCAGATCGCTATCCAGGAGGTTAAAAAAATGTGCCACCTGCGCCTTATGGACATCTCCAGCTGAGTAGCCCAGGCCACCAAGCTTTACTAAGAAGGGCTGCCTGTCAGAGAGGTTCAAAATAACAAGAGagaataaatgatgtggagaatcAGCGTGTCACTCTCAAAATGAAATGTGCAAACTTCGAGTAGAATGTAGAATGTGACATCACAAATTGAATGTATCGCTTTAAGAGGCTAGTAAATTGAGCGAAACTAAAATTTATTCTGTTTGTTGAGCTTCATTTGTCTGACACCCGTAAGAATTGAAACATTCTTGCACATTATTTCCAACCCTTCCCTAAATATTACAGCCTCATTTTATTTGTGTGGATGGGTATTATTTAATGAACGTATCGTCCCCAAAGATGCCCTTGGTCTGACTGTACAAAATGCAGAAAGCCAAGCCCTAAACCAGCTGCCTGTGTCTCACTGGGTGTCTTTCATGTTTCTGCATCAGAAGATTACGAGTTGAAACCCTACTCCTGAGTTTCAAATATGGATATCTGTGCTGGCTGTCCAGTGCCATCGTTTTAGAGATCAAGTGAGATGCCCTTTCTTCATTACAGCTGGGTATGGAATGACAACAATAGGTGAATTCTCCGGCTGTCCTAACCAATACATGATTCTCAACTAACATCAAAAAATGATTCTGGACAGGTTCACATTGTGTGTGGGACCGTATGGCTGCTGTGTCCCTACATCACAagagtaactacacttcaaaagtgtatTTCATTGACTACAATGTTTGTTttaattcattggatgtgggagtcactggctggggcagcaatcatagaatttacagtgcagaaggaggccattcagcccatcgagtctgcaccttctcttggaaagagcaccctacccaaggtcaacacctccaccctatccccataacccagtaaccccacccaacactaagggcaattttggacactaagggcaatttagcatggccaatccacctatcctgcacatctttggactgtgggaggaaacaggagcacccggaggaaacccacgcacacacggggaggatgtgcagactccgcacagacagtgacccaagccggaatcgaacctgggaccctggagctgtgaagcaattgtgctatccacaatgctaccgtgctgccccaatgattgcccattcctaattgcccttgaactgagtgacttgctaggccatttcagagggcatttgattacagtggacctggagtcacatgtagactcggcaagggcggcagatttccacTTCCCTAAGTGGACCAGATGTTTTTTGTGAAAGGACAGTGGCTTCATGGGCATCGTTAGCCTTTTAATTccataattttattgaattcaaattccaccatctgccatggtgggatctgaatccggatccccagaacattaccctgggtcattAGTCTAGTGATAGCACCACTATACCACTGCATCCCAATAGTGTATTAGAATGCCCTGAGGTTGTAGACATCTTTCATTTTCTCCTCATATTTCCATTCACTTGAAGAGGTGCATTTTCACATCGCCCCTCAATGACCTGTctctaattttaaggttctgGATTTCTTTAATTATTGTCCACTCCTCAGTTAGATTGTCCTTTTGCCTTCTATTCTCCAGGGGCCACAAGCTGAGTCATCATAGTTAACCCTTTTGATCCTGGTATCGAAATGGTGAATCTGTGATGTACCCACTTCAGGACCAATTTATGTTTCCTGAGATGCAATGTCCCCAAACTGAATTAATTGCTCCAGATATGGactaaccaaagttttatacaactgtagtaTAACTTACAAACCTACGTAACCCAGTCCCTTTGTGATAAAATGCAACATTCCATAATGTatgcatctagaacatagaacatagaacagtacagcacagaacaggcccttcggccctcaatgttgtgccgagccatgatcaccctactcaaacccacgtatccaccctatacccgtaacccaacaacccccccccttaaccttacttttattaggacactacgggcaatttagcatggccaatccacctaacccgcacatctttggactgtgggaggaaaccggagcacccggaggaaacccacgcacacagggggaggacgtgcagactccacacagacagtgacccagccgggaatcgaacctgggaccctggagctgtgaagcatttatgctaaccaccatgctaccctgctgccccaaaatctATCTATTACTTTAATGGTTTATATACAGGGATTCCTAAACACCTCTCCTGATGAGAATCTAAGACCATAAAAATTGGAGCAGAAGCAACCTTTTGGACCGTTGAGCCTGCACTGCCATCTAGTAGTATCGTGCTGATCTGATcaaagcctcaactccactttccctcctGCCCCTATAACCCTTGAGTGTCTTGTCAATCAAAGCTATGTCTAACACGGCCTTGAATATCATTAATGACTCAACCTTCAATGATATTTGGcctagagaatttcaaagatgagAAACTCTCTAAgtgaagaacttcctcctcatctcccccttaaTGAGAGATAATTTATTCTGAAACTGTATCctccagttctagattcccctaTAAGGGGAAAAATCCAGCATTCACCTATAAGACCCTCATAGAATCTTATATGTATCAGTAggatcacatctcattcttctgaactccaatgaattcctcataaggcaaccctttcattccaggaatcaaccTAGTGCACATTCTTTGTACTGCATCCAATGTAAGTATGTCCCTTCTTAAAGGTTTGCAAGTTAGGTAAAGTCACTATAGTCCCAATGACCAGAGgcagcttttccctttgaggagaAGACctgactggtggagatttaacctgaggttcgccacacctcaagtgaggggcaaggttgagaaggcagggctttcatgaataatctcagccggtataggaattaaacccatgctgctggccttgctctgcatccaaGTGacactgtctagccaagtgagctaaactgccCAATCccctaaggtgtggtgatccttaggttaaacTGACCCCCTTAAATAAGTAGACCAAAACTGTAGACAGTAGTCGAGGTGTGGTCTCAGCAAAACCCTGCGTAATCCCAGCAAGATTTCACCATCTATACACTCTCTATTCCTCTATGCAGTAAAGCcaacactccatttgccttcttaattacctgtacctgcatgctgactTTTTATGTTATATGCGTCGGGACAATCACACCCCTCTGTCCTGAAGCATTCTGtactctttctccatttaaataaaattctgcttctctatttttcctgtcaaagtggacaacctcatgtTTTCCCACGTCATACTCCCATCTACCAAATTTTTGATCACTTGGTTAAcctatctgtatccctctgcacaTCCTTTTTGTCCACCCCATAGTTTGTTATTGTATCATCAGAAAATGTGGCTACAATACATtcaattccttcatccaagtcattaatctgGATTAAATAAATGAGGCCCCAGCACTAACCCCACTTGTTACAGTTTGCCGACCCGAAAATTacacatttatcccgactcttgtTTTCTGTTAGTtggccaatcctccatccatatcATTATGTCACCCCAACACCATGAATTCTTATCTTGTGTAGTAACTTTAATGGGGCACTTCATTAAGTGCCTCTTGGAAATCCAAATCCAAAGGTTTCCCTTTAACCTGCTTATTACCTCTAACACACTTGTGAAACAAA encodes:
- the urad gene encoding 2-oxo-4-hydroxy-4-carboxy-5-ureidoimidazoline decarboxylase isoform X1, producing the protein MEMQTVNSMNCEQFLDVFGNVIENCPLVAAAVWAGRPFSSLSALEKNIGDFLDSLPRSGKEGMLRCIPDLVGRGTLSPESQRERSQAGLTSLTAGQRSQLSELNASYKGRFNFPFVICVRMSDKETIIQQLGSRIHNSPEQELQIAIQEVKKMCHLRLMDISS
- the urad gene encoding 2-oxo-4-hydroxy-4-carboxy-5-ureidoimidazoline decarboxylase isoform X2; its protein translation is MDRAAVWAGRPFSSLSALEKNIGDFLDSLPRSGKEGMLRCIPDLVGRGTLSPESQRERSQAGLTSLTAGQRSQLSELNASYKGRFNFPFVICVRMSDKETIIQQLGSRIHNSPEQELQIAIQEVKKMCHLRLMDISS